A stretch of DNA from Pagrus major chromosome 22, Pma_NU_1.0:
TAGTTTTTAGGCCATCTTTCACGTACAGTCGGGGCTACTttaacatatataaaaaaaaagaatatatttacaaacaataaacaggACTGTTCTCCTTCTCACATTAATCACAAGTAGTCTTAACTTATTCAACATATTAAATATGGTGGTATAATCCTACATTGGGAATGTACTGAGCATCAGTTAAGGGTATCTCCATTAAGTGCAACCTTTATTTATGTCCTGACTGAAGTGAGGACAGCAATACAGTAACTGCATTTGGAAATAATTCACATGccaatattttttaaaggacaaattccctgaataaattaaaaagcaACTGATCAGGTCTCTAAGATGatgtcagatttttaaaatcCAGCATgatgggggttttttttgttgttgttttttttgtcaggctGACATTCAGTGCTTTAGGCCTGTGTGAGGGAATGGATTGTAGTCCGCTGCTGCAGTTCATAtagaaaacaattatttttttttacttttaaaagctAGCTgcttcacacatttttttttactctcacATGATAATAAGCTTCcttaaaggaaaaaagaaaaaaaaaaaagaagaagaaaatttgTATTAAGGGTGACTTCTTTCCAGTTAATCGCatttctagaaaaaaaaaaaatgttttagcacATTTCAAAACTAACTCCATATGAAATCCCACAAAGATGTACCTGCACATGCCAAATATCATTACAAAAATCcaataaatacagaaattattgcacaGTAGAAAGGCTCCATGGATTCCTAACTGATAAAATCCTCAGACAGTTTGCCAAGAAAACCCAAGTTGGGCACTCCAGACAAGTTCTCATTAAAGTTTCCCTTTGTTTATATTCTCAGGTGGCAGTTTCtgtgacaagaaaaaaagatgaacatCAATCAGtctcaaattttttttttaaagagagagaTTATCCAGCCAAGCCCCCATAGCTGAAGAAGTGGTTATAGGGATtttgtgtgcgcatgtgtgtctgtgtgtgtgtgtttttataatgtgtgcgtgtatgtgtgtgtttgcttgtgtacACTGTGTAGGCTGCTGGCATTAACCTCTGTCCGCCTGCTCCAGTTTGACCTCGCTGGCCATCAAATGTTCGCCATGCCatttcttcatgtgtttctcCAGCGTGCTGTAGACGCTGAAGGGCATGTGGCAGATGTCGCAGCGGTACACCTCCTTGCCGAATTGCCCGTGGGTCTTCATGTGGCGCGTCAGCTTGGAGCTCTGAGCGCAGGCGTAGCTGCACAGGTCGCACTTGTAGGGCCGTTCCCCTGTGTGGCTGCGTCGGTGCACCGTCAGGTTGCTGCAGTTCTTGAACACCTTGCCACAATACTCGCAGGTGTCGTTCCTCCTCTCCTTAGAGCTCGGAGGTCTGCCGGGTCCTGGTCCCCGCAGGAGGTGAGGAGTGCTGCTTCCGCTTCTGCCCGAGGCGCTACCTCCTTCCATCAGCTCCCCGGGCGGGGTGGAAAAACGAAGACTTCCTGTTTCTGAGGAGGAGTGCTCAGAGGATGTGGCGAACGGCGATTGACGGGAATCTGTGAATCCCAGGAAGGGTTCTCTTATGAAGTGGCGTGAAGCAGCATAGCCAGCCAGGAGTTGAGAATAGACATTCTCTGGGGAGATGAGGGGTATGGCTGGAGGAAGCTCCAGCTGTTCCTTCTCTATCTTGATCCTCTTGTTGTTGGAGGGGTTTGGGCTGGTGATGGGTGTGGGCCGACGCTGGAACAGCCCTGGGAAGGACATGGCTTCAGATACACTGATCCTGCCGTTCATGATGGGCCTGTGTTCGTCCTGCTCGTCTCGCTCTCTTTCCTGctccctctcattctctctttctctttctctttctctttctctttctctttctctttcggCTTCACCCCTCTCTCCACCATCTCCATTAGGTTGTCTCTCCATGCCTCTCTTGTTAGGGTTCATTTTAAGGTGATTGTCCAGATGGTTAAACGGGTGCATGATGCCCACCCCGCCACTGTCATTGACTCTATCCCCACCTAGGGGTTTCTCCTCAGAAGACTGTCGAGGACCATTGTCCCTGTTCTGGCCGAACTCCTGGGAGTCCTCGCTTAAGTTGGAATCTGGCCGGCTTCCATTCctcatttcttcctcctcttcctcttcctcctcctcttcttcctcctcttcctcctcctcctcctcattgtCCATCCCAATCCCTCTTGAGTTGCCCTCTCTACTCTTgtcctcaccctctcctccctctaCTCTATTTCCCTGCTCTGGGGAGCCACTCATGGACCCAGACTTGTTGTGCATATGTGTCTTCATGTGCCTCTTAAGCTTGCTGGCCTGGGAACAGGCATGATCACATAGATGACACTTGTACGGCCTCTCTCCTGTGTGACTGCGTCTATGGACAATCAGGTTGCTCTGGAACTTGAAGATCTTGCCACAGAACTCACAGGATTTGGATTTCCCTGGGGTCTGGCTCTGTCCCTGGGAGTCAGGAGGGCTGGAAGAACCATGTCCCCCTTGAGAGCTGGGTGGCTGTGGGGCATAGGTGAGAAACGCTGGAGGCTTGGCACCAGGCTGGAAAAGCGTGGGACTCAGCAGGCGGTGCATGGGTGGCACACGGTTGGGTGAGAGAGGAGGTGTGGGTCCCCCATTATTGGTCGTGTTGCCCGCCAGTTCTCTCAGACGTCTGGAGAAGTCCATGGAAGCTGGCTCCATGGGGGTCATCCGCATCACCCTCTCAAAGGCACTGGGGTGCTGGGACAGCAGCCCCATCTCCTCGGGGCCCAGCCGCTCTAGAGGGGGTCTAGGGGGCGGTGGAGGGCTGACAAAGGGCGGCGTTGCAGGCAGCCGGGTCTCCAAATACCCCGGGGGAGGGGGGTGTTCCCTGAGCAGGGGCGCAGCCATGCGGAGGAGGTGGAATGGGTTGTTGGCGTCACCGAGGAAAGTGGGGAGAGGGGATCGGGGCAGGGCTTCAGTGCACGGGGGCGGAGGCAGAGCCATGCGGGGAGTGAGGGAGCAGTTGGCGAGGTGGTTGTCCAGGTAGATGCGGATGCCATGAGTGTTCTGGGCATGCTGAAGCAGGAACCAGGCGCTGTTGAAGGTCTGCTTACAGGTAGTGCAGATGTAGCTGGATGGCTCATCTTTAtctgtggaaaagaaaagagaaagaaaatcatcATTAGTATTGtaaaaaaccaaaaccaacttATAAACCAACATATGCCTTCACTAAGCCAGCATGTTAATTAAAAGCCTGTGAACATGTGTGGAGAATTAACTGTACAACATAGAGTTACTGcaactttctgtttgtgtctacGTATGAGGGTCTTCTGTGggctttgtctgtgtgtgtatgaatttTTGAGTGCATGCGTGTCTACGGGCTAATGCAGATGGCAGGTACTGCCCTAAGGCCACGACACATTATGCTAATTCTAATGTCAGCTAGGCTTTAATATACAGATCCATCTCGTCTACTCTGTCATTTCCATATGGAGACAGGGGAGGCAgcgatggaaaaaaaacacaccaatgGGGGAAAAAGGAAATATGGCagaagggggggtgggggggaggacGAGATGTGGCATTAGAGAGAAAGAGCGACACACAaaaggagagacaggagaggtgATGGAGGCAATGTGTAAACAGTAAAGACCCCTGCGGTCTTAACGCAGCATCCACATTAAATAAAGCTCTACGTCACTGGTGTAATAACAAGTACAGTAAAGCGATTTGTTGTGgctgcgcgcacacacacacacacacacacaaccaccgTACGTCACTCATTgacaaattgcccctttaaatggcATGACTTAATAATGCCAAATGAATCTATCAGTCACTGTAGCACGGCCCTGTCAGCCAGCTTGTGAGTCATAAAAAGAGCCACGGTTGGGATTCATCTAATTCAACACAGGCTAGCATTGAAGAGGCACACTGCTACAGTCTTGTGTTTGTGAAGCATCTGCATCTACTTTATCACCAGCGGCTACCGCAAGCCGAGTCAAGTTGGTACGGTGGTCCCATAGCTTGGAGCCCGGAGGGGGAAAACAAAGACGGAGAAGTTACTTCTTTTGCCCAAAGTCTTATGTGATCAAGACGGGAGCCCTTAAGATGGCTGACTGCCTCAAAGCCACCCGTTGTCATGGAatgtaaaacacacatgcagacgcAGATACACGCGTAgcagcctttttcttttcactctccTTCCACTCTCTCGCTGCACACCTCAGCAcagtcacacattcacacacacacttgtaccGTGCAGAACAGATGAGCGAAAGCTGATGTTGGATCAGTGTCTAGTACAGGAAGCTGATTTGGCGGTGTGATTGGTTTGGCTTTCCCCAGGGGAGACAGGGTCAGAAAAAGTTAATGAGGGGCTCATTTACTgattctgtctgtttttctctgctatTAGCGGGGCTCTGGTGTAGCCGTCACTCGCACTGTTTGTGTGGGGTGGGACACGACCTGACTCCTGCtactaaagtgtgtgtgtgtgtacgtgcatgcGTGTGGACATCTATGTGGATGTATTTTTGGGGCTTGtatgtctgtgcatgtgtggatgtgtgaatgtgtgtggggCGAGTGGCGGGCTGCCTGCCCGTGTTTAGTTTGGCGAGGCTTCACACGGCCGCTTGGCAGCAGAGAGCTGGACAGCTTAACAGCTTGGACGGGGAGAAGAGAGCGGGAGAGggaagggaagaggaggaggaggagagggggtaAGAAGAGAGGTGGAGGGACTTTAAGGGCCAGACGTGCTCGGGCAcatacacatgacacacacatagaggGTATTTACATGCCCCGAGGGACCGCGAGGGTACTATGGACTCGGGAGCTGTATAATCTCATCAACACATGAGGATCAATACGAAATGAAGATGTGAGATTGGGAGAGAGATTGATGATCCCTCTCGATTAATCagattttttcctctcttttatcCATATTTTGGTTGGCTCTGACACCAGCCACCCAATCATataccaccaccacccccccacAACCTTCCGCCCCACCGCCGCCACCACCGCTACAGCAACACATTTGCATCTTGTCATATCTTACACAGCTGTGCCATATGCTGTTAAAGGAAGCGTGGCAGCTAATAGAGTGGCAGCTGATGGCTGCTGCCTAATGACGGCCAAAGACAAATTTCATCAGCTTTCCAAACAAGCAAAGCAAgcggagggggaggggaggggaggggaggcaaACAGAGAGAGGTAAAGACAGGAGAATCAAAGATAGATTGATACATAGATAGATGGGTAGGTTGATAGAT
This window harbors:
- the LOC141018440 gene encoding B-cell lymphoma/leukemia 11B-like isoform X1, whose amino-acid sequence is MSRRKQVNPQHLSLTHRETIQAESNHDSRAGSPSPEPSTPSPRRVGPGEHDLLTCGQCQTNFPLGDILVFIEHKRRLCRGPGSRPGSFSKPGEAGGITGITISPRARSLELGRGSIPVEVGIQVTPGGEDNALMRLTPAKGICPKQERGDKDEPSSYICTTCKQTFNSAWFLLQHAQNTHGIRIYLDNHLANCSLTPRMALPPPPCTEALPRSPLPTFLGDANNPFHLLRMAAPLLREHPPPPGYLETRLPATPPFVSPPPPPRPPLERLGPEEMGLLSQHPSAFERVMRMTPMEPASMDFSRRLRELAGNTTNNGGPTPPLSPNRVPPMHRLLSPTLFQPGAKPPAFLTYAPQPPSSQGGHGSSSPPDSQGQSQTPGKSKSCEFCGKIFKFQSNLIVHRRSHTGERPYKCHLCDHACSQASKLKRHMKTHMHNKSGSMSGSPEQGNRVEGGEGEDKSREGNSRGIGMDNEEEEEEEEEEEEEEEEEEEEMRNGSRPDSNLSEDSQEFGQNRDNGPRQSSEEKPLGGDRVNDSGGVGIMHPFNHLDNHLKMNPNKRGMERQPNGDGGERGEAERERERERERERERENEREQERERDEQDEHRPIMNGRISVSEAMSFPGLFQRRPTPITSPNPSNNKRIKIEKEQLELPPAIPLISPENVYSQLLAGYAASRHFIREPFLGFTDSRQSPFATSSEHSSSETGSLRFSTPPGELMEGGSASGRSGSSTPHLLRGPGPGRPPSSKERRNDTCEYCGKVFKNCSNLTVHRRSHTGERPYKCDLCSYACAQSSKLTRHMKTHGQFGKEVYRCDICHMPFSVYSTLEKHMKKWHGEHLMASEVKLEQADRG
- the LOC141018440 gene encoding B-cell lymphoma/leukemia 11B-like isoform X2 — encoded protein: MSRRKQVNPQHLSLTHRETIQESNHDSRAGSPSPEPSTPSPRRVGPGEHDLLTCGQCQTNFPLGDILVFIEHKRRLCRGPGSRPGSFSKPGEAGGITGITISPRARSLELGRGSIPVEVGIQVTPGGEDNALMRLTPAKGICPKQERGDKDEPSSYICTTCKQTFNSAWFLLQHAQNTHGIRIYLDNHLANCSLTPRMALPPPPCTEALPRSPLPTFLGDANNPFHLLRMAAPLLREHPPPPGYLETRLPATPPFVSPPPPPRPPLERLGPEEMGLLSQHPSAFERVMRMTPMEPASMDFSRRLRELAGNTTNNGGPTPPLSPNRVPPMHRLLSPTLFQPGAKPPAFLTYAPQPPSSQGGHGSSSPPDSQGQSQTPGKSKSCEFCGKIFKFQSNLIVHRRSHTGERPYKCHLCDHACSQASKLKRHMKTHMHNKSGSMSGSPEQGNRVEGGEGEDKSREGNSRGIGMDNEEEEEEEEEEEEEEEEEEEEMRNGSRPDSNLSEDSQEFGQNRDNGPRQSSEEKPLGGDRVNDSGGVGIMHPFNHLDNHLKMNPNKRGMERQPNGDGGERGEAERERERERERERERENEREQERERDEQDEHRPIMNGRISVSEAMSFPGLFQRRPTPITSPNPSNNKRIKIEKEQLELPPAIPLISPENVYSQLLAGYAASRHFIREPFLGFTDSRQSPFATSSEHSSSETGSLRFSTPPGELMEGGSASGRSGSSTPHLLRGPGPGRPPSSKERRNDTCEYCGKVFKNCSNLTVHRRSHTGERPYKCDLCSYACAQSSKLTRHMKTHGQFGKEVYRCDICHMPFSVYSTLEKHMKKWHGEHLMASEVKLEQADRG